In Pseudomonas fluorescens, a genomic segment contains:
- a CDS encoding alpha-ketoacid dehydrogenase subunit beta, with protein MNDHNNSIELETAMTTTTMTMIQALRSAMDVMLERDDNVVVFGQDVGYFGGVFRCTEGLQSKYGSSRVFDAPISESGIIGVAVGMGAYGLRPVAEIQFADYVYPATDQIISEAARLRYRSAGQFTAPLTMRMPCGGGIYGGQTHSQSIEAVFTQVCGLRTVMPSNPYDAKGLLIASIENDDPVIFLEPKRLYNGPFDGHHDRPVTPWSKHPQAQVPDGYYTVPLDVAAIVRPGSAVTVLTYGTTVYVSQVAAEETGIDAEVIDLRSLWPLDLETIVKSVKKTGRCVVVHEATRTCGFGAELVALVQEHCFHHLEAPIERVTGWDTPYPHAQEWAYFPGPSRVGAALKRVMEV; from the coding sequence ATGAACGATCACAACAACAGCATCGAATTGGAAACCGCCATGACCACCACCACCATGACCATGATCCAGGCCCTGCGCTCGGCCATGGATGTGATGCTTGAGCGTGACGATAACGTGGTGGTATTCGGCCAGGACGTCGGTTATTTCGGCGGCGTGTTCCGTTGCACCGAAGGCTTGCAGAGCAAATACGGCAGTTCGCGGGTGTTCGACGCACCGATCTCGGAAAGCGGCATTATCGGCGTGGCGGTGGGCATGGGTGCCTACGGCCTGCGCCCGGTGGCAGAAATCCAGTTCGCCGACTACGTCTACCCCGCCACCGACCAGATCATCTCGGAAGCCGCGCGCCTGCGTTATCGCTCGGCCGGCCAGTTCACCGCACCGCTGACCATGCGCATGCCCTGCGGCGGCGGCATCTACGGCGGCCAGACCCACAGCCAGAGCATCGAAGCGGTGTTCACCCAGGTCTGCGGCCTGCGCACGGTGATGCCGTCCAACCCGTATGACGCCAAGGGCCTGCTGATTGCCTCGATCGAAAACGATGACCCGGTGATCTTCCTGGAGCCCAAGCGCCTGTACAACGGCCCGTTCGATGGCCACCACGACCGCCCGGTCACGCCGTGGTCGAAACACCCGCAGGCACAAGTGCCGGACGGTTACTACACCGTGCCACTGGATGTGGCCGCCATCGTGCGCCCAGGCTCGGCCGTGACCGTGCTGACCTACGGCACCACCGTGTATGTGTCGCAAGTCGCCGCCGAGGAGACCGGCATCGACGCCGAGGTCATCGACCTGCGCAGCCTGTGGCCGCTGGACCTGGAAACCATCGTCAAGTCGGTGAAAAAGACCGGCCGTTGCGTGGTGGTGCATGAAGCCACCCGTACCTGCGGCTTCGGCGCCGAACTGGTGGCGCTGGTGCAGGAACATTGCTTCCACCACCTGGAAGCGCCAATCGAACGCGTCACCGGTTGGGACACCCCCTACCCACACGCGCAGGAATGGGCGTATTTCCCAGGTCCGTCCCGAGTGGGCGCGGCGTTGAAACGGGTCATGGAGGTCTGA